One window from the genome of Enterobacteriaceae bacterium Kacie_13 encodes:
- the nuoH gene encoding NADH-quinone oxidoreductase subunit NuoH, with amino-acid sequence MSWFTPVVIDSLIAILKAIVILLVVVTCGAFMSFGERRLLGLFQNRYGPNRVGWGGSLQLVADMIKMFFKEDWVPKFTDKAIFTLAPMIAFTSLLISFAIVPVSPTWFAADLNIGILFFLMMAGLTVYAVLFAGWSSNNKYSLLGAMRASAQTLSYEVFLGLSLMGVVAQAGSFNLQDIVNSQAHMWNIIPQFFGFVTFAIAGVAVCHRHPFDQPEAEQELADGYHIEYSGMKFGLFFVGEYIGIVTVSALIVTLFFGGWQGPFLYPVIWFALKTAFFMVMFILIRAALPRPRYDQVMSFGWKVCLPLTLLNLLATAAVILYNAQ; translated from the coding sequence ATGAGCTGGTTTACACCTGTCGTGATCGATTCGCTGATCGCTATTCTGAAAGCCATCGTGATCCTGCTGGTCGTAGTGACCTGCGGGGCCTTCATGAGCTTCGGGGAGCGTCGCCTGCTTGGTCTGTTCCAGAACCGTTACGGACCAAACCGTGTCGGCTGGGGCGGATCCCTGCAGCTGGTTGCCGACATGATCAAGATGTTTTTCAAGGAAGACTGGGTACCTAAATTCACCGACAAAGCCATCTTTACACTGGCCCCGATGATTGCATTTACGTCCCTGCTAATTTCCTTTGCGATCGTTCCGGTCAGTCCGACCTGGTTCGCCGCCGATCTGAACATCGGTATTTTGTTCTTCCTGATGATGGCCGGTCTGACCGTCTATGCTGTGCTGTTTGCTGGCTGGTCCAGTAACAACAAATATTCGTTGCTGGGTGCGATGCGTGCATCCGCCCAGACGCTCAGCTACGAAGTGTTCCTCGGTCTGTCGCTGATGGGCGTCGTGGCGCAGGCAGGTTCTTTCAACCTGCAAGACATCGTCAACTCTCAGGCACACATGTGGAATATCATTCCGCAGTTCTTCGGCTTCGTGACCTTTGCGATTGCCGGCGTGGCCGTGTGTCACCGTCACCCGTTTGACCAGCCGGAAGCTGAGCAGGAACTTGCCGATGGTTACCACATTGAATATTCCGGGATGAAATTCGGTCTGTTCTTTGTGGGCGAATACATCGGTATCGTGACCGTTTCCGCGCTTATCGTCACCTTGTTCTTCGGTGGCTGGCAGGGGCCGTTCCTTTATCCGGTTATCTGGTTTGCACTGAAAACGGCGTTCTTCATGGTGATGTTCATTTTGATCCGTGCTGCTTTACCGCGTCCCCGCTACGACCAGGTGATGTCATTTGGCTGGAAAGTTTGCCTGCCACTGACCTTGCTTAATCTGCTGGCGACCGCTGCGGTCATCTTGTACAACGCGCAATAA
- the nuoG gene encoding NADH-quinone oxidoreductase subunit NuoG: MATIHVDGKEYDVDGADNLLQACLSLGLDIPYFCWHPALGSVGACRQCAVKQYQNAEDTRGRLVMSCMTPASDGTFISIDDGEAKEFRESVVEWLMTNHPHDCPVCEEGGNCHLQDMTVMTGHSMRRYRFTKRTHNNQDLGPFISHEMNRCIACYRCVRYYKDYADGTDLGVYGAHDNVYFGRPEDGPLESEFSGNLVEVCPTGVFTDKTHSERYNRKWDMQFAPSICQQCSVGCNTSPGERYGELRRIENRYNGTVNHYFLCDRGRFGYGYVNLKDRPKKPLQLRGNDWIELNAEQAMQGAADILRQAKKTIGIGSPRASLESNFALRELVGAENFYTGINAAEQGRLQLMLNVLRNSGVHTPALREIEDYDAVLVLGEDLTQTGARIALSVRQAVKGKARAMAAAQRVADWQIAAVQNIGQHAKHPLFITNVDNTKLDDIAAYNYRAPVDEQARFGFAIAHALDNSAPAVSDLADGLNKKIDVIVQALTGARKPLIITGSNAGSDAIIEAAANIAKALKVAGSDVGITFVASAANSIGLSMIGGGSLDAALELLTQGDADSAIVMENDLYRQAPEAKVDAALANVQNLLVVDHQRTRIMDKATLILPAASFAESDGTLVNQEGRAQRFFQVYDPAYYDTTVAMLESWRWMHSLHSTVNNRHVDWTQLDHVIEACVEALPQLKGMVEAAPNASFRIRGQKLARSPNRSSGRTAMRANISVHEPRQPQDKDTMFAFSMEGNNSPTANRNQVPFAWAPGWNSPQAWNKFQSEVGGSLRHGDPGVRLIEAGEGSLDYFTTIPAVFTATEGNWRIAPYYHLFGSEEMTQRSAVIQQRMPAPYVMVNPADAAQLGVNAGSQVEFTCAGQLLKLPVRLSETLNQGQLGLPLGLPGIPPILVGTTVENLREAAQ, translated from the coding sequence ATGGCTACGATTCATGTAGACGGCAAAGAATACGATGTAGACGGAGCGGACAACCTGTTACAGGCTTGCCTCTCTCTTGGCCTCGATATTCCTTATTTTTGCTGGCATCCGGCGCTGGGAAGCGTCGGCGCTTGCCGCCAATGTGCGGTTAAGCAATACCAAAACGCGGAAGACACGCGCGGTCGTCTGGTGATGTCATGTATGACACCAGCGTCCGATGGCACCTTCATTTCCATCGACGACGGCGAAGCGAAAGAGTTTCGTGAGAGCGTTGTGGAATGGTTGATGACCAACCACCCGCACGACTGCCCGGTATGTGAGGAAGGCGGTAACTGTCACCTGCAGGATATGACAGTGATGACCGGCCACAGTATGCGCCGTTACCGCTTCACCAAGCGTACCCATAACAATCAGGATCTTGGCCCGTTCATCTCTCACGAAATGAACCGCTGTATCGCCTGCTACCGTTGTGTCCGTTATTACAAGGATTACGCGGACGGCACCGACCTGGGTGTATATGGCGCGCACGACAACGTCTACTTCGGTCGCCCGGAAGATGGCCCGCTGGAAAGCGAGTTCTCCGGTAACCTGGTAGAAGTCTGTCCGACCGGCGTATTTACCGATAAGACCCACTCCGAACGCTACAACCGTAAATGGGACATGCAGTTTGCGCCAAGCATCTGTCAGCAATGTTCCGTTGGCTGTAACACCAGCCCAGGCGAGCGTTATGGCGAACTGCGTCGTATCGAAAACCGTTACAACGGTACCGTGAACCACTACTTCCTTTGTGACCGTGGTCGTTTCGGTTATGGCTACGTCAACCTGAAAGATCGTCCTAAGAAGCCTTTGCAGTTACGTGGCAACGACTGGATCGAACTGAACGCTGAACAGGCGATGCAGGGCGCGGCAGATATTCTCCGTCAGGCCAAGAAAACCATCGGTATCGGTTCTCCGCGTGCCAGCCTTGAAAGTAACTTTGCACTGCGTGAACTGGTGGGAGCCGAAAACTTCTACACCGGAATTAACGCCGCAGAGCAGGGTCGTCTGCAATTGATGCTCAACGTATTGCGTAATAGCGGTGTTCACACACCGGCGTTGCGCGAAATCGAAGATTACGATGCGGTCCTGGTGCTTGGCGAAGACCTGACGCAGACCGGCGCACGTATTGCGCTGTCAGTGCGTCAGGCAGTGAAAGGTAAAGCGCGCGCAATGGCCGCAGCCCAGCGCGTGGCTGACTGGCAAATCGCCGCGGTGCAAAACATCGGTCAGCATGCCAAACATCCGCTGTTTATTACCAACGTAGACAACACCAAACTCGACGATATCGCGGCTTACAATTACCGTGCGCCGGTTGATGAGCAGGCCCGTTTTGGCTTTGCCATCGCCCATGCGCTGGATAATTCAGCGCCAGCGGTTAGCGATCTGGCCGATGGCCTGAACAAGAAAATCGACGTGATCGTGCAGGCACTGACCGGTGCGCGCAAGCCACTGATCATCACCGGTTCCAATGCAGGTTCTGACGCAATCATTGAAGCGGCTGCCAACATCGCCAAAGCACTGAAAGTAGCAGGCAGCGATGTCGGTATTACTTTTGTGGCATCGGCGGCCAACAGTATCGGCCTGTCGATGATTGGCGGCGGATCGCTTGATGCAGCCCTTGAGTTACTGACTCAGGGTGACGCAGACAGTGCCATCGTGATGGAAAACGATCTTTACCGTCAGGCGCCGGAAGCCAAAGTCGATGCCGCGTTAGCCAATGTGCAGAACCTTCTGGTTGTTGACCATCAGCGCACGCGCATTATGGATAAAGCAACCCTGATCCTGCCTGCGGCGAGTTTCGCAGAAAGTGACGGCACGCTGGTAAATCAGGAAGGCCGCGCTCAGCGCTTCTTCCAGGTTTATGACCCGGCTTACTACGACACCACCGTTGCGATGCTGGAAAGCTGGCGCTGGATGCACTCGCTGCATTCTACCGTCAACAACCGTCACGTGGACTGGACGCAGCTTGATCATGTAATTGAAGCCTGCGTTGAGGCACTGCCGCAGCTCAAAGGCATGGTTGAAGCCGCACCAAACGCCAGCTTCCGCATTCGTGGACAAAAACTGGCACGTTCTCCGAACCGTTCAAGCGGACGTACGGCGATGCGCGCAAACATCAGCGTACATGAGCCTCGTCAGCCGCAAGATAAAGACACCATGTTTGCCTTCTCTATGGAAGGGAACAATAGCCCGACAGCCAACCGTAATCAGGTGCCATTCGCCTGGGCGCCAGGCTGGAACTCACCGCAAGCCTGGAACAAATTCCAGAGCGAAGTTGGCGGCAGTCTTCGCCACGGTGATCCGGGCGTGCGTCTTATCGAAGCAGGAGAGGGTAGTCTCGACTACTTCACCACGATTCCTGCTGTCTTCACCGCGACCGAAGGGAACTGGCGTATCGCGCCTTATTACCATCTGTTCGGCAGTGAAGAGATGACGCAGCGTTCTGCTGTCATTCAGCAACGTATGCCTGCTCCTTATGTGATGGTTAACCCGGCCGATGCCGCTCAGTTAGGCGTAAATGCTGGTTCTCAGGTGGAATTCACCTGCGCCGGCCAGTTGCTGAAACTGCCGGTGCGTCTGAGTGAAACCCTGAACCAGGGCCAGCTTGGCCTGCCGTTGGGCCTGCCGGGCATTCCACCGATTCTGGTTGGCACCACGGTTGAAAATCTGCGGGAGGCAGCACAATGA